One window of Desulfobacca acetoxidans DSM 11109 genomic DNA carries:
- a CDS encoding efflux RND transporter periplasmic adaptor subunit, whose amino-acid sequence MNCLIWAGFLIINLILPGCNFATESDRYVTKPITRMDLQQSVVASGAINPIETVLVGAQVSGIIKEILVDYNSEVRRGKVIARIDPRVFEAKVDQCRSALELARAEVEKAKTNLSLATSQFKRYESLWRQRLVSELDLDNNRALYETAQAEFRAAQARASQAAAQLTEAETNLGYTNITSPVNGIVISRNVEVGRTVVASFQTPTLFTIAQDLTQMQVEAAVDGAEVGDIKVGQAATFTVDAYTDKVFSGKIDQVRLAPQTTQNVVTYTVLIQTPNPDLLLKPGMIATVTILTDARTGVLAVPNAALRFQPRGHTAPEAAGRHVVWRLEANEVPRPVLASCGISNGLWTELKNSPLQEGDLVIIDQVSGTRGGGMGLRSLFY is encoded by the coding sequence TTGAACTGCCTCATATGGGCCGGTTTTCTTATAATTAATCTGATTCTGCCAGGGTGTAATTTTGCGACTGAGTCAGATCGCTATGTCACCAAGCCGATCACGCGGATGGATCTGCAGCAGAGTGTTGTAGCCAGTGGTGCCATCAACCCGATAGAGACTGTCCTGGTAGGGGCTCAGGTCTCAGGGATCATCAAAGAGATTCTGGTAGACTACAATTCTGAGGTTAGGCGTGGCAAGGTGATTGCCCGGATTGATCCCAGGGTCTTCGAAGCCAAGGTGGACCAGTGCAGATCGGCGCTGGAGCTTGCTCGGGCGGAAGTCGAAAAGGCTAAAACCAATCTTTCCCTGGCCACGTCACAATTTAAACGTTATGAAAGCCTCTGGCGTCAACGCCTGGTGTCGGAGTTGGATCTGGACAACAATCGGGCTCTGTATGAGACAGCCCAGGCGGAATTTCGGGCTGCCCAGGCGCGGGCTTCCCAGGCAGCCGCCCAATTGACCGAGGCGGAAACCAATCTGGGGTACACTAATATTACTTCACCGGTAAACGGCATCGTCATTTCCCGTAATGTCGAGGTCGGCCGGACTGTAGTGGCGTCTTTTCAAACCCCGACGCTTTTTACTATTGCCCAGGATTTGACTCAGATGCAGGTGGAGGCAGCCGTTGATGGGGCGGAAGTAGGAGATATTAAGGTAGGGCAGGCAGCAACCTTTACCGTGGATGCCTATACTGATAAGGTCTTTTCCGGAAAGATCGATCAGGTGCGATTAGCCCCCCAAACTACCCAGAATGTAGTTACCTATACCGTTCTGATCCAGACCCCGAATCCGGATCTGTTATTGAAACCGGGGATGATAGCTACCGTCACCATATTGACAGATGCAAGAACCGGGGTTTTGGCAGTACCGAATGCCGCTTTGCGATTTCAGCCGCGTGGCCACACGGCTCCGGAAGCTGCGGGCAGACATGTGGTCTGGCGTCTTGAGGCGAATGAAGTGCCAAGGCCTGTATTGGCAAGCTGTGGTATCAGTAACGGTCTCTGGACCGAACTTAAAAATAGTCCTCTGCAGGAAGGTGACCTGGTAATTATTGACCAGGTCTCCGGCACCCGAGGGGGAGGCATGGGTTTACGAAGTTTATTTTATTAG
- a CDS encoding TolC family protein, producing MPNIKVYRGGILQFVLSVFITLTALFIAIPGLAQPQATGQMLSLDEAINVALKNHPAIVEYKERSLAAKSQIGVSRANLLPQATHSTSYYYGNSVPSTGINLPSGGPAFASSSGVISDYVVHRNTVNQLLYDFGKTLGQIGQSKAQYEVSKMDLANTRQQVVLDAKNAFYGYLAAQRAVKVSEENVRLNEDLVRQAKGFYQVGVKAKIDVTTAEANLYNAQADLITARNTFQISQVSLMTALGLKSWPYAGLTFQLDTQPKLIDLNEAKDKAFSSRPEYLKNQFQQKADQEALRSAKAGYFPTLTSQGVQNTQGKAYGGMRDTWSVSVQMNFPLFEGLATTYAVRQAKASLRATESNTEVLRQDINKQVEQSYLDVGAAAERIRSTEKAKQAARENWDLAQGRYKAGVGSIIEVTDAQVKFFQAELNYIRSVYDLKTAEAGLERAIGKAY from the coding sequence TTGCCAAACATTAAAGTGTATCGTGGGGGTATCTTGCAGTTCGTTCTTTCTGTCTTTATCACCTTGACCGCTCTGTTTATTGCCATTCCCGGGCTGGCACAACCGCAGGCGACCGGGCAGATGCTGTCTCTAGATGAAGCGATCAACGTGGCTCTGAAAAACCATCCGGCCATCGTCGAATACAAAGAGCGGTCTCTGGCAGCTAAATCGCAGATCGGGGTTTCGCGGGCTAATCTGTTACCTCAGGCAACGCATTCGACGTCATATTATTATGGTAATTCGGTACCTTCGACCGGAATTAATCTTCCTTCCGGAGGGCCTGCTTTCGCCTCTTCGAGTGGCGTTATCAGCGATTATGTGGTGCATCGCAATACTGTAAACCAACTGCTCTATGATTTTGGCAAAACCTTGGGTCAGATCGGCCAGTCGAAGGCCCAATATGAAGTCTCAAAAATGGATCTGGCGAATACCCGTCAGCAGGTGGTGTTAGATGCCAAGAACGCTTTTTATGGCTATCTGGCGGCTCAACGAGCCGTGAAGGTAAGTGAGGAAAACGTCCGCCTGAATGAAGACCTGGTGCGACAAGCGAAAGGTTTTTATCAGGTGGGGGTCAAGGCCAAGATCGACGTTACCACTGCCGAAGCTAATTTATATAATGCCCAGGCTGATCTAATCACCGCCCGCAATACTTTTCAAATCAGCCAGGTGAGTTTAATGACCGCTTTAGGTCTCAAATCCTGGCCTTATGCCGGACTGACTTTTCAGTTAGACACCCAACCCAAACTCATAGACCTTAACGAAGCGAAAGACAAGGCCTTCAGCTCCCGACCCGAGTATCTGAAAAATCAGTTCCAGCAGAAAGCTGACCAGGAGGCGCTGCGTTCCGCCAAGGCCGGATATTTTCCAACCCTTACCTCCCAGGGTGTCCAGAATACCCAGGGAAAGGCGTATGGCGGAATGCGCGACACCTGGTCCGTTTCGGTCCAGATGAATTTCCCTCTGTTTGAAGGTCTCGCCACCACCTACGCGGTCCGCCAAGCCAAGGCCAGTCTTAGGGCTACGGAATCCAATACCGAAGTCCTGCGCCAGGATATTAACAAGCAGGTGGAACAGAGCTATTTAGATGTCGGGGCTGCGGCTGAAAGGATCCGCTCAACTGAAAAGGCCAAACAGGCTGCCCGTGAGAATTGGGACCTGGCGCAGGGCCGGTATAAGGCTGGCGTCGGTTCTATCATTGAGGTCACTGATGCCCAGGTTAAGTTTTTTCAAGCTGAACTGAACTATATCCGATCCGTCTATGACCTCAAGACCGCTGAAGCCGGGTTGGAAAGGGCTATCGGAAAAGCGTATTAA
- a CDS encoding HAD family hydrolase: MITLGPSKIKLITFDLGNVLVRVDHGRFCQRLAKLVQAEAQHVFDYVFNSPLEPSYDTGKITSEEFFQQIAAYFRLSLTFELFVRWWNDLFDPMPGMEAVVSRLKERFPLYLLSNTNPLHFEHIVANYPIVRHCSRFILSYQVGSRKPEPGIYQTLIQQSGLAPEQIIFIDDKPLFVKAAQEHGIRARQFTFPAVLQQQLAAEGLW; the protein is encoded by the coding sequence ATGATCACCCTCGGACCCTCAAAGATTAAACTCATCACCTTTGATCTAGGTAATGTATTGGTGAGAGTTGATCATGGGCGATTCTGCCAGCGGTTGGCCAAACTCGTACAGGCAGAAGCCCAGCACGTGTTTGACTACGTTTTTAATAGTCCGCTGGAGCCATCCTACGACACCGGCAAGATTACCTCAGAAGAATTCTTCCAGCAGATTGCAGCATATTTCCGTCTGTCTCTGACGTTTGAGCTCTTCGTCCGGTGGTGGAATGATTTATTCGACCCGATGCCAGGAATGGAAGCGGTAGTGTCCAGACTAAAGGAAAGATTCCCCCTGTACCTCCTGTCTAACACCAATCCTTTGCATTTTGAGCATATTGTCGCCAACTATCCCATCGTGCGTCATTGCTCCCGCTTTATTCTGTCGTATCAGGTGGGAAGCCGAAAACCGGAACCGGGCATCTATCAGACTCTGATTCAGCAGTCAGGGCTGGCACCGGAGCAGATCATCTTTATCGATGATAAACCGCTTTTTGTCAAAGCTGCTCAAGAACATGGCATCCGGGCCCGGCAATTCACTTTCCCAGCCGTTTTGCAGCAACAACTGGCCGCCGAAGGTTTGTGGTAA
- a CDS encoding rhodanese-like domain-containing protein, with translation MRRTYVAQDLMWSLFFCSLALILGLIWHWPMIYQGLQGRLIYTLQQLEQQEAARRLEGVRTFNLEQAFVRHQQGQTLFLDARPYQEYQELHIEGALNLTPAQVESNQVPQFLRDVNRQQPVIVYCGNEDCHASLQVAEWLQSLGFSRVAVFLSGFRAWDQAGYPVDVSR, from the coding sequence GTGCGGCGGACTTATGTGGCTCAGGACCTGATGTGGTCCCTGTTCTTCTGCAGCCTGGCCCTAATCTTGGGTCTTATCTGGCATTGGCCCATGATCTATCAAGGTCTTCAGGGCCGGTTGATTTACACTCTGCAACAATTGGAACAACAGGAAGCTGCGCGGCGTCTGGAGGGGGTGCGCACCTTTAACTTGGAACAGGCTTTTGTACGTCATCAGCAGGGACAAACGCTGTTTCTCGACGCCCGGCCATACCAGGAATATCAGGAGTTGCACATCGAAGGCGCTCTTAACCTCACTCCGGCACAGGTGGAATCTAACCAGGTTCCTCAGTTTCTACGAGATGTGAACCGCCAACAACCCGTCATAGTGTATTGCGGCAATGAGGACTGCCACGCCAGCCTGCAGGTGGCGGAATGGTTGCAGAGTCTCGGCTTCTCTCGCGTCGCGGTCTTCCTGAGCGGTTTCAGGGCCTGGGATCAGGCCGGTTATCCTGTCGATGTCTCCCGCTAA
- a CDS encoding MauE/DoxX family redox-associated membrane protein has protein sequence MSPAKHWLAWLLRLTLGGVFFYAGLIKIWQPFQYAAAIEAYQLLPQFLLALAAAVIPWIEVVCASSLVLYFKPRSALLTLISLLGIFLIIMLFTMARGLDIDCGCGLLANRRVGWLVLLEDSMLLLAAAWLYRVLSPE, from the coding sequence ATGTCTCCCGCTAAACATTGGCTGGCATGGCTGCTCCGCCTGACTTTGGGCGGCGTCTTTTTTTATGCGGGACTGATCAAAATCTGGCAGCCTTTTCAGTATGCCGCTGCTATTGAGGCCTATCAACTCCTTCCACAATTCCTTCTTGCTCTGGCCGCCGCCGTTATTCCCTGGATTGAGGTAGTATGCGCCAGCAGTCTGGTCCTATATTTCAAACCCCGCAGCGCCCTCCTCACTCTCATATCCCTGCTGGGTATCTTTCTCATCATTATGCTCTTCACCATGGCTCGCGGTCTGGATATCGACTGCGGTTGCGGGCTGCTGGCCAACCGCCGGGTTGGCTGGCTGGTGCTGCTTGAAGACAGCATGCTGCTCCTGGCGGCCGCCTGGCTGTATCGAGTGCTGAGTCCTGAGTAA
- a CDS encoding cobaltochelatase subunit CobN → MSRNKAAAADGTLKSWRRFILALSCLLFWLFIFPGSAVAAKVKVSLLLGDISSKVATEAVKAVYQDYPNLRQKVEFHVYPTSGIREKNLLPLKESRLILVWIMGHNLIEAVKPELEAAIKKGIKVYYVGGGTYDDDQKKMGIRADKKMVAYFSQGGLENIKNLILYSLKQELGFEVSFRDEVVQNPESGIYEYRTRKVFADFEAYKKAYAYRDGRPWIGVVFYKNSIDGGQAKPLHAVIRSLEEAGFNVLPIYGRPLEEVMAKFFAPGGSPLKSRVRLVIAQGMKIGINPQIMIPLLTRLNIPLIDAISLYGRSRQEWEQSAVGLDIFERAFQIANPEMAGIIQPTVIASKEKRIDKSTGFEYLEENPIPERIARLTARVKAWVNLQDKPNKDKRIAIVYYNYPPGKQNIGASYLKVLPDSLWEILLKLRSAGYDVGGSEVEGQRPGLSKELLFEEIHNYGRNIGNYAPGELDRLGRRGKEMADPTSPPVGHGNEPVLIPLDTYKKWFEKLPEGLRSSVVKSWGPVEQSTIMIWSDAAGRKYLVIPAVRYGNILFAPQPSRGWEQDVKKLYHDLTIPPHHQYVAFFLWLKNGFQADAVAHIGTHGTHEWLPGKEVGFTGADAPEALIQDLPNIYPYIVDNVGEGLQAKRRGMGVIIDHMTPPFDKAGLNRELKELVAFLNDYGVAKGKSVPLAEAKLKEINALAKKIGLLTDLKMEEIKTEDEIEEVEHYIKEIGEKQTPFGLHTFGKSPEAARRKNMAEAILSLDSGLLPEERTKKLAELEDRINRSGPRELDSFLAGLSGQYIPAGRGNDPLRNPDSLPTGNNFYAFDPTRIPPKASYELGVKLARELIDIYKAKHGQYPDKLTFNLWSTETIRHEGVMDSQIMYLLGIKPRWDERGRVIGLEVISRKELGRPRADVTIIPSGLYRDLFPNLMDWLDKAVTLAKQQDEADNVLRTNYLRIRQMLLEKGVAKDQAERLATVRIFTEPPGAYGTNLDKVIPQSNTWEREQEVAEVYLRRLSYVYGQGFWGDKIQNSGKNGKDKEDLSLSLLKSTLSGTKVAVHSRSGNVYATLDNDDFFQYLGGTAMTIRTLDGKTPEVYVTNMTNPRLPKQETLEKAMGREMRSRYLNPEWIKGMMQEGYAGSRFIDKVVEHLWGWQVTVPETVDAAKWNEMYETYVLDKNGLNIKEMFRNSRNLFAYQSLVARMLETVRKGYWKPDRQVIETLSREYAESTKEVGLACCDHTCNNPLLTEFTASVLMSVPGLENQAKEFKQALDMVKNPPSGAKAVSAPAAPEGKKPPADAPPQEGQVSTQGDHQKVEGYEVQETNRSGFSAAPIPYLFIAGFLVFLALIRWGWLKKR, encoded by the coding sequence ATGTCCCGGAATAAGGCGGCTGCAGCCGATGGAACATTGAAGTCATGGCGGCGGTTCATCCTGGCTCTAAGTTGCCTCCTGTTTTGGCTCTTCATTTTTCCGGGATCAGCCGTTGCCGCCAAGGTGAAGGTCAGCCTGCTGTTGGGCGACATCTCTTCCAAGGTCGCCACTGAAGCGGTAAAGGCGGTCTATCAGGATTATCCGAACTTAAGGCAAAAGGTGGAATTCCATGTCTATCCCACCTCAGGTATCCGGGAGAAGAATCTGCTGCCCTTGAAAGAATCCCGTCTGATCTTAGTCTGGATCATGGGACACAACCTCATCGAGGCGGTGAAACCAGAACTGGAAGCAGCTATAAAAAAGGGAATCAAGGTCTATTACGTCGGCGGCGGCACCTATGACGATGACCAGAAAAAGATGGGGATCAGGGCCGATAAGAAGATGGTGGCCTATTTTTCCCAAGGTGGCCTGGAAAATATTAAGAATCTTATTCTCTACAGCCTTAAACAGGAACTTGGTTTTGAGGTCTCTTTCCGGGATGAGGTGGTGCAAAATCCCGAAAGTGGTATCTATGAATACAGAACCCGCAAGGTCTTTGCCGATTTTGAGGCCTATAAAAAGGCCTATGCCTACCGGGATGGCCGTCCCTGGATCGGGGTGGTTTTTTATAAAAATTCGATTGATGGAGGTCAGGCCAAGCCCCTGCATGCCGTCATCCGCAGCCTGGAGGAGGCCGGTTTTAATGTCCTGCCGATCTATGGCCGACCGCTGGAAGAGGTGATGGCGAAGTTCTTTGCCCCAGGCGGCAGCCCCTTAAAAAGCCGGGTGCGGCTGGTGATAGCCCAGGGGATGAAGATCGGCATCAACCCGCAAATTATGATTCCGCTGTTGACCAGGCTTAATATCCCCTTGATCGATGCTATTTCCCTCTATGGCCGCAGTCGACAGGAGTGGGAGCAGTCCGCCGTCGGCCTGGATATCTTTGAGCGCGCCTTCCAGATAGCCAACCCGGAGATGGCCGGGATTATTCAACCGACGGTGATCGCTTCCAAAGAGAAGCGGATAGATAAGAGCACCGGGTTTGAGTATCTGGAGGAAAACCCAATACCGGAACGTATTGCGCGGCTTACCGCTAGAGTCAAGGCTTGGGTCAATCTTCAGGATAAACCCAATAAAGATAAGAGGATCGCCATAGTCTATTACAACTATCCACCAGGTAAACAGAATATCGGCGCCTCCTATCTGAAGGTATTGCCGGATAGTTTGTGGGAAATTCTGCTGAAGCTGAGGTCCGCCGGTTATGACGTCGGCGGGTCGGAGGTTGAGGGGCAGAGACCGGGGCTAAGCAAGGAATTATTATTCGAAGAGATTCATAATTATGGCCGCAATATCGGCAACTATGCCCCGGGTGAACTCGATAGACTGGGACGGCGGGGGAAGGAGATGGCGGACCCAACCTCCCCGCCGGTCGGCCATGGAAATGAACCGGTATTGATTCCTCTGGATACCTATAAAAAGTGGTTCGAAAAACTGCCGGAAGGCCTGAGATCTTCCGTTGTCAAGAGTTGGGGGCCGGTGGAACAGAGCACTATCATGATCTGGTCGGATGCGGCGGGCAGGAAATATCTGGTTATTCCGGCGGTGAGATACGGCAATATCCTGTTTGCCCCGCAACCGTCGCGTGGGTGGGAGCAGGATGTCAAGAAACTCTATCACGACCTGACTATCCCACCCCATCATCAGTATGTTGCCTTTTTCCTCTGGCTGAAAAACGGCTTTCAGGCCGATGCCGTAGCCCATATCGGGACGCACGGCACTCACGAATGGCTGCCGGGCAAGGAGGTAGGCTTTACTGGAGCAGATGCGCCGGAGGCCTTGATCCAGGATCTGCCTAATATCTATCCGTATATCGTCGATAATGTGGGTGAAGGTCTACAGGCTAAGCGCCGCGGGATGGGGGTCATCATCGACCATATGACTCCGCCTTTTGATAAGGCCGGCTTAAACAGAGAACTCAAGGAACTTGTCGCCTTCCTGAACGATTATGGTGTTGCCAAGGGAAAAAGCGTCCCTCTGGCCGAGGCCAAACTGAAAGAGATCAATGCCCTGGCCAAGAAAATCGGTTTGCTGACCGATCTCAAGATGGAGGAGATCAAGACCGAGGACGAGATAGAAGAAGTTGAACATTATATCAAAGAAATTGGTGAGAAACAGACCCCCTTCGGGCTGCATACCTTTGGGAAATCACCGGAGGCGGCACGCCGAAAAAACATGGCCGAAGCGATCCTTTCTCTTGATAGCGGTCTGCTTCCAGAGGAAAGAACTAAAAAACTGGCGGAACTGGAAGACCGGATAAACCGGTCCGGCCCCCGTGAACTCGATTCCTTTCTCGCGGGCCTCTCTGGCCAATACATCCCGGCCGGCCGGGGGAACGACCCCCTCCGAAATCCTGATTCCCTTCCTACCGGCAATAATTTTTATGCCTTTGATCCGACGCGGATTCCCCCCAAGGCGAGTTATGAGCTGGGAGTAAAATTGGCCCGGGAACTCATCGACATTTATAAGGCCAAACACGGACAATACCCTGACAAACTCACTTTCAACCTGTGGTCGACCGAGACCATTCGGCATGAAGGGGTAATGGATTCACAGATTATGTATCTCCTGGGGATCAAGCCCAGATGGGATGAACGGGGCCGGGTCATCGGCCTGGAAGTCATATCCAGAAAAGAGCTGGGCCGGCCGAGGGCAGACGTGACCATAATTCCCTCGGGGCTTTATCGGGATCTGTTTCCTAATCTCATGGACTGGCTGGATAAAGCTGTGACCCTGGCCAAACAGCAGGATGAAGCGGACAACGTTCTCCGAACCAATTACTTGCGTATCCGACAAATGCTCTTGGAAAAAGGCGTGGCCAAAGACCAGGCGGAACGACTGGCTACCGTCCGAATCTTCACGGAACCACCCGGCGCTTATGGTACCAACCTGGATAAAGTGATACCGCAATCCAATACCTGGGAACGGGAGCAGGAGGTGGCGGAGGTCTATCTCCGGCGGCTGAGCTATGTATATGGCCAAGGATTCTGGGGGGATAAGATCCAGAACTCCGGGAAAAACGGCAAGGATAAAGAGGACTTGAGTCTGTCCTTGCTAAAGTCTACCCTGTCCGGCACCAAAGTGGCGGTGCACAGCCGTTCCGGCAACGTCTATGCTACTCTAGACAATGATGATTTTTTCCAGTATCTGGGCGGTACGGCCATGACCATCCGCACCCTGGACGGCAAGACCCCGGAGGTCTATGTCACCAACATGACCAATCCCAGGCTTCCCAAGCAAGAAACTCTCGAAAAGGCCATGGGCCGGGAGATGCGGTCGAGATATCTTAATCCCGAGTGGATTAAGGGCATGATGCAGGAAGGGTATGCCGGCAGCAGGTTTATTGACAAGGTCGTCGAGCATCTCTGGGGCTGGCAGGTAACGGTTCCCGAAACCGTAGACGCTGCCAAATGGAACGAAATGTACGAGACCTATGTGTTGGATAAAAACGGTCTAAATATCAAAGAAATGTTCCGAAATTCCCGGAATCTGTTTGCCTATCAATCATTAGTAGCTCGAATGCTGGAGACGGTAAGAAAAGGATACTGGAAGCCAGACAGACAGGTCATTGAAACTCTCTCCCGGGAATATGCCGAGAGCACCAAAGAAGTGGGGCTCGCGTGTTGTGATCATACCTGTAACAACCCTTTGTTGACGGAATTCACTGCTTCGGTGCTGATGTCGGTGCCCGGACTGGAGAATCAGGCGAAAGAATTTAAGCAGGCCCTGGATATGGTCAAAAATCCGCCGTCAGGAGCAAAGGCTGTAAGCGCCCCGGCGGCTCCGGAGGGAAAAAAACCGCCCGCGGATGCGCCGCCCCAAGAAGGTCAGGTCTCTACCCAGGGCGACCACCAAAAGGTGGAAGGCTACGAAGTACAGGAGACAAACCGCTCGGGGTTTTCCGCCGCACCCATTCCCTATCTGTTTATCGCAGGTTTTTTGGTCTTCCTGGCGCTCATCAGGTGGGGCTGGCTGAAAAAGAGATAA
- a CDS encoding DUF2149 domain-containing protein codes for MSLLRRPRRFDRYDEPLEDPISGVANLFDASVAFIVSMMIALFMAYNMLDLVNPKSEVTITKKNADGQMEIITKSGKEIKVRKVTDKKLSGEGVRLGTAYQLKDGRVVYVPE; via the coding sequence ATGAGTTTATTAAGAAGACCGCGGCGGTTTGATAGATACGACGAACCCCTGGAAGACCCCATCTCCGGAGTGGCCAACCTGTTTGACGCCAGCGTCGCCTTTATCGTCAGCATGATGATCGCCCTGTTTATGGCTTATAACATGCTGGACCTGGTAAACCCCAAATCCGAGGTGACCATCACCAAGAAGAACGCCGATGGCCAGATGGAGATTATTACCAAAAGTGGTAAGGAAATCAAGGTTAGAAAGGTGACAGACAAGAAACTTAGCGGCGAAGGCGTCCGTCTGGGAACGGCCTATCAGCTTAAAGACGGCAGGGTGGTGTATGTCCCGGAATAA
- a CDS encoding MotA/TolQ/ExbB proton channel family protein produces the protein MNILAGLETFLYVIASALFYPVVVGLILLTFWIVISAGGFLREYIDRRQGRSVGLRRYRTMLDSEVLTLSANLDLELEKHLQEFELELIKGLDKVRFAIRVGPAVGLMGTLIPMGISLAALAQGDMPKMAGSMVTAFTATVVGLACGVAAYLMSLIKEKWVRADMREMEYLTELRLRQAKAQRSDIRAGEEDEFIKKTAAV, from the coding sequence ATGAATATTCTAGCGGGTCTTGAGACGTTTCTCTACGTTATTGCCTCAGCTCTGTTTTATCCGGTAGTAGTTGGACTTATTCTGCTTACTTTTTGGATCGTGATATCTGCCGGCGGTTTTCTGCGGGAATATATTGACCGGCGGCAGGGAAGATCGGTCGGGTTACGGCGCTATCGAACCATGTTGGACTCCGAGGTTTTGACTCTATCAGCCAACCTCGATCTTGAGTTGGAAAAGCACCTCCAGGAGTTCGAACTTGAGCTAATTAAGGGTCTAGATAAGGTCAGGTTTGCTATTCGGGTGGGCCCGGCCGTGGGTTTAATGGGGACCTTGATTCCCATGGGCATTTCCCTGGCGGCCCTGGCCCAGGGAGACATGCCAAAAATGGCGGGAAGCATGGTCACGGCCTTTACTGCCACCGTTGTCGGTCTGGCCTGCGGGGTGGCGGCCTATCTCATGTCGCTGATAAAAGAAAAGTGGGTGCGGGCCGACATGCGGGAGATGGAATATCTGACGGAATTGCGGCTCCGGCAGGCCAAGGCCCAGAGGTCGGATATCCGGGCGGGAGAGGAAGATGAGTTTATTAAGAAGACCGCGGCGGTTTGA
- a CDS encoding DUF2162 domain-containing protein — protein sequence MDLNLILWIGGMLFSLSVFVVKVGFGLGLGQVGWRGLVLTLLLYLGTFLLAAGFCESLIKILTPLVRKGPYVHIAMALGMMVWGLYLIHSWAGSDSGCGVHAGCRQPAHPTATRSARPPTLFLLLPCPVCLTAITFSTWAALQVIKLPAWVVGLGLGATFIILSLLIYLGLKLFTLRSTRLNQRIGLGLSMLAIGLYFLSSLFLPAHIEAAKSIYQSFATEGGNLVLVEHIGVFFLLLAALLVGFLMNKRREVGE from the coding sequence ATGGATCTAAACCTGATCTTGTGGATCGGCGGCATGTTATTCAGTCTGAGCGTCTTTGTGGTAAAGGTCGGCTTCGGACTGGGACTGGGGCAGGTGGGTTGGCGGGGTCTGGTTTTGACGCTCTTATTGTATCTGGGAACCTTTCTGTTAGCTGCAGGGTTTTGCGAAAGTTTGATCAAGATCCTGACGCCGCTGGTGCGAAAAGGACCATATGTCCATATTGCCATGGCCTTAGGCATGATGGTCTGGGGCTTATATCTCATCCACAGCTGGGCAGGATCAGATTCCGGGTGTGGGGTGCACGCCGGCTGCCGTCAACCAGCCCACCCGACTGCCACCCGGTCGGCCCGGCCACCAACCTTATTCCTTCTTCTTCCCTGTCCCGTCTGCCTGACGGCCATAACCTTTTCCACCTGGGCGGCCTTACAGGTGATCAAGTTGCCTGCATGGGTGGTGGGGCTGGGATTGGGTGCAACGTTTATCATCTTGTCGCTGCTGATTTATCTGGGCCTCAAACTTTTCACCCTGAGATCAACCCGGTTAAATCAGAGGATCGGCCTCGGTTTAAGCATGTTGGCCATAGGCCTGTATTTTCTGAGTTCTCTTTTTCTTCCGGCCCATATTGAGGCGGCCAAAAGCATCTATCAATCGTTTGCCACGGAGGGAGGCAACTTGGTCCTGGTTGAACATATCGGCGTTTTTTTCCTACTCCTGGCCGCCTTGTTGGTCGGCTTCCTGATGAATAAACGACGCGAGGTTGGTGAATGA